In the genome of Nocardioides sp. NBC_00368, the window GCTGCCGCGATCAGCCAGATGCCCCACCACACGCAGGCGTCGCCGAAGTAGTTCGGGTGCCGGGTGTAGCGCCACAGGCCCGAGTCCATCACCGGTGGCCGGTCCGCGGAGCGCTTGTACGCCGCGAGCTGGGCGTCGCCGACCGCCTCGAAGCCGACGCCGACCGCCCAGAGCAGGGCACCGATGGCCACGAGCCACCACAGCGGGTCAGAGCCCGTGACCGCGATCGCCTGGATCGGCCAGGAGACCAGCCAGGCGGCGAGACCCTGGATACCGAAGACCCGCAGCGCGGCCTTCCCGAACGGGATGTCCCCGAGCATCTCGGCGTAGCGCGGGTCCTCGCCTGCGCCGTGGTTGCGACGGTGCATGTGCAGGGCCAGGCGCAGGCCCCACACCCCGACCAGTGCCAGCACGATCCAGGGCAGCGGGCCCGAGGTGCCGATCCCGACGGAGAGGACCGCGCTGCCGGCCGCCACCGCGACGAACGCGAGACCCCACGTCGTATCGACCACGGAGAACCTCCCGGCCCGTCGGGCGGCGATCGTGGTGATGATCATCAGCACCGCGACGACGGCGGCAGTGGCGCCGCTGACGAGGAGCAGGTCGCGGATCAACGAGCCTCGTCGCGGGTGAAGGTGAGCTGCTGGACGTCGATGTAGCCGGCCGCGAACCCGGCCCGGGAGTACTCCAGGTAGAAGTGCCACATCCGCAGGAAGGTTTCGTCGAAGCCGAGCGCTCTGACCTCGTCGGCCCGGTCGCGTACGGCGAGGTCCCAGCGCCGCAGGGTCTCGGCGTAGTGCGGGCCGAAGGAGAGGCGGCTGCGGATCCGGAGCCGGGTGTGCGCCTCGGTGACGTCGGTGATCGCCTCGGTCGAGGGCAGCAGCCCCCCGGGGAAGATGTACTTGGTGATCCAGGTCTCGGTGTTCCGAGTGGCCAGCATCCGGTCGTGCGGCATGGTGATCGCCTGGATCACCGCGGTGCCGCCCGGGGCCAGGACCTCGTCGATCTTCGCGAAGTAGACCGGCCAGAACCGCTCCCCGACCGCCTCGATCATCTCGACCGAGACCACCGCGTCGTACGTCCCGTCGACGGCCCGGTAGTCGCGCAGCTCCACGTCAACCCGATGGGCCAGACCAGCTGCGCCGATCCGGCGCCGCGCCAGGTCGGCCTGCTCGACGGAGAGGGTCACCGTGGTGACCTGGGCGCCACGAGCGGCGGCCCGCAGGGCGAGCTCGCCCCAGCCGGTGCCGATCTCGAGCAGCCGGGTGCCCGGGCCGACTCCGGCCTCGTCGAGGATCCGGTCGATCTTGCGGTGCTGGGCGAGCGCCAGGTCCTCCGTCGAGGGCAGGGAGGAGAAGAGGGCCGAGGAGTAGCTCATCGTCGGGTCGAGGAAGAGCGCGAACAACTCGTTCGACAGGTCGTAGTGGTGCCCGATGTGCTCGCGCGCGTTCTCCGGCGTGTTCAGGTCCTTCGCGCCGCGGCGTCGCTCGTAGACCCCGCGCAGCCGCTGCGCCCACCCGGGGAGGAGACCGTCGAGGTCCCGGCACAGCACGGTCAAGGTCTCCCCCAGCTCCGGGGCGTCCCAGGCACCGGTCATGTACGCCTCGCCGAAGCCGATCAGCCCGTGCCGGCTGAGCCTGGCGTAGAACTCCTCCGGCCGGCGCAGCACGATGTCGGCCGGGCTGCCGTCCTGGCTGACGCTGATCCCGAGCCGCTTCGTGGCGGCCCGGAAGACGGTCGCCGCAGCGGCCCCGGTGCCTCGGGTCACCAGGCCGGTGGGTGCTTCCTGCAGCATCGGCCAGCGCTCAGCTACCAGGGTCTGTGCGGTGGGGGCTTCGATGGTCTTCATCGGACTCCTTCTTGGTGGTGCAGCGGCCGTCTGTGGACCGGTAGGCGGCGTAGCCACAGCGATACGCCGTGGAGGCGGATCCAGACCGCGCCGAGGAACGCGGCGGGAGCAGAACGGAGCGTGTCCCCGAACCGCCCTTCGACCCGAGAGCCGCGGACGGAGGCGTCGAAGACGGTCCCGTCCTCGGTGGTCAGCCGGACGGCAACCCGGAGTCGCCCGTCGGGTGGCGGCACGGTCAGCTCGTAGTGGCCGTCAACGCCGTGGAACGGCGAGACGTACATCGCCTTCGCGACCTGTGCCCGGTGACGCTCGTCGGGGTGGACGAGGTAGGCGTGCCGGTCGCCGTAGGTGTTGTGCACCTCGACGACGGTGGCCAGCGGCTCCCCGGAGGCGGCCGTGCACCAGTAGACGCTGATCGGGTTGAACGAGAAACCGAAGGCCCTCGGCTGGGCCGCCATCAACACTCGGGCATCGCCCAGCTCGATGTCGTGGCGCTTCAGGAACGCGGCGAGATTCTCTCTGATCGAGAGCTCGGGGTCACCCAGATGGTCACGGGCCTCGAAGCGGCCGAGGGGCCCGTGATCGGGCAGCCGGTCCAGATCGACCACCTGCCAGTGGGAGCGGTGCACGAACCGGTTCCGCAGCGGCCCCCGCCGGGTGTGGCTGATCGTGGTGCGATACACGCCGGTCGCGTCGTCGGGGCGCTTCGCGGGAGCCGTCCAGGACAGCCCCAGCCGCTCGGCCGCCCGGGCACCGGAGCGAGCGCCGTCCTCGTGGAACCCCCACCCGCGCCAGGCACCGGCGAAGA includes:
- a CDS encoding DUF1295 domain-containing protein, yielding MIRDLLLVSGATAAVVAVLMIITTIAARRAGRFSVVDTTWGLAFVAVAAGSAVLSVGIGTSGPLPWIVLALVGVWGLRLALHMHRRNHGAGEDPRYAEMLGDIPFGKAALRVFGIQGLAAWLVSWPIQAIAVTGSDPLWWLVAIGALLWAVGVGFEAVGDAQLAAYKRSADRPPVMDSGLWRYTRHPNYFGDACVWWGIWLIAAATGWWVAPVTVVAPVAMTYFLVHATGARLLEKTMMKRPGYPEYAARTSMFLPLPPRGRHV
- a CDS encoding cyclopropane-fatty-acyl-phospholipid synthase family protein, translated to MKTIEAPTAQTLVAERWPMLQEAPTGLVTRGTGAAAATVFRAATKRLGISVSQDGSPADIVLRRPEEFYARLSRHGLIGFGEAYMTGAWDAPELGETLTVLCRDLDGLLPGWAQRLRGVYERRRGAKDLNTPENAREHIGHHYDLSNELFALFLDPTMSYSSALFSSLPSTEDLALAQHRKIDRILDEAGVGPGTRLLEIGTGWGELALRAAARGAQVTTVTLSVEQADLARRRIGAAGLAHRVDVELRDYRAVDGTYDAVVSVEMIEAVGERFWPVYFAKIDEVLAPGGTAVIQAITMPHDRMLATRNTETWITKYIFPGGLLPSTEAITDVTEAHTRLRIRSRLSFGPHYAETLRRWDLAVRDRADEVRALGFDETFLRMWHFYLEYSRAGFAAGYIDVQQLTFTRDEAR